The following are from one region of the Mycolicibacterium helvum genome:
- a CDS encoding amino acid permease, translated as MPEGHELLDDDEKHLASLGYTQELHRSWSGFSNFAISFSIISILAGCFTSFGLGWNNGGPAAIAWGWPLISVFILIIGLCMSELVSAFPTSGGIYWWAAKLGGPKAGYYTGWLNLIGLIAILASVAYGSATFLDLTLGTFSESWLAGYSLTRTFILFLVILVIVATINIFSSHLLAVINNISVWWHVIGAAAVIVILWALPEQHASFSTVFATTVNNTGFFGGSTSGFTFLLFVLPMSAILTQYTITGYDASAHLSEETKSAADGAAKGIWRSIFYSAIGGWILLLTFLFAVQDVDGVTSGGGAVATIFSQALTSKWAGIVLLISTAGQLFCTTACQTSASRMLFAFSRDRAVPGHQLWAKLSAKKVPANAVIVTATIAAIITLPALVKVDINGAPVPVAFFAVVSIGVVGLYLCFAVPIYYRWKAGDSFPLGKWNLRGHHKWMAPVALVEIIVTSIIAMFPTSISGTPWDASFEWKFVNYTPLLVGGVLILLYIYWHVSVKNWFTGPIKQVDTSGEELEGVS; from the coding sequence GTGCCAGAGGGTCACGAACTTCTCGACGACGACGAAAAGCACCTCGCCAGCCTCGGTTACACCCAGGAACTACATCGATCCTGGTCAGGGTTCAGCAACTTCGCCATCTCGTTCTCGATCATCTCGATCCTGGCCGGCTGCTTCACCTCCTTCGGCCTGGGCTGGAATAACGGCGGACCGGCGGCCATCGCCTGGGGCTGGCCACTGATCTCGGTCTTCATCCTGATCATCGGCTTGTGTATGTCCGAGCTCGTGTCAGCCTTCCCGACATCGGGCGGAATCTATTGGTGGGCAGCCAAGCTCGGCGGCCCGAAGGCCGGCTACTACACCGGCTGGCTGAACCTGATCGGCCTGATCGCCATCCTGGCGTCGGTGGCCTACGGGTCGGCGACCTTCCTCGACCTCACGCTGGGCACGTTCAGCGAGAGCTGGCTGGCCGGCTACAGCCTGACCCGGACGTTCATCCTGTTTCTGGTCATCCTGGTGATCGTGGCGACCATCAACATCTTCTCCAGCCACCTGCTGGCCGTCATCAACAACATCTCGGTGTGGTGGCACGTTATCGGCGCCGCCGCCGTCATCGTCATCCTGTGGGCGCTGCCCGAACAGCACGCCAGCTTCTCCACGGTGTTCGCCACGACGGTCAACAACACCGGCTTCTTCGGCGGCTCCACCTCCGGGTTCACCTTCCTGCTGTTCGTGCTGCCGATGTCGGCGATCCTGACCCAGTACACAATCACCGGCTACGACGCGTCGGCGCACCTGTCGGAGGAGACCAAGAGCGCCGCCGACGGCGCAGCCAAGGGCATCTGGCGGTCGATCTTCTACTCGGCGATCGGCGGCTGGATTCTGCTGCTGACCTTCCTGTTCGCCGTGCAGGACGTCGACGGCGTGACCTCGGGCGGCGGCGCGGTCGCCACGATCTTCAGCCAGGCGCTGACCTCCAAGTGGGCCGGCATCGTCCTGCTGATCTCCACCGCCGGCCAGCTGTTCTGCACCACGGCCTGCCAGACCAGCGCCTCGCGCATGCTGTTCGCGTTCAGCCGCGACCGGGCGGTGCCCGGCCATCAACTCTGGGCCAAGCTCAGCGCGAAGAAGGTGCCGGCCAACGCCGTCATCGTCACCGCGACGATCGCGGCGATCATCACACTGCCGGCACTGGTCAAGGTCGACATCAATGGCGCCCCGGTGCCGGTCGCGTTCTTCGCGGTGGTGTCGATCGGCGTGGTGGGTCTGTACCTGTGCTTCGCGGTACCGATCTATTACCGCTGGAAAGCCGGTGATTCGTTCCCGCTGGGCAAATGGAACCTACGCGGTCACCACAAGTGGATGGCCCCGGTGGCACTGGTCGAGATCATCGTCACCTCGATCATCGCGATGTTCCCGACCTCGATCAGTGGCACACCGTGGGACGCGAGCTTCGAGTGGAAATTCGTCAACTACACCCCGCTGCTGGTGGGTGGCGTGCTGATCCTGCTCTACATCTACTGGCACGTGTCGGTGAAGAACTGGTTCACCGGCCCGATCAAGCAGGTCGACACCAGCGGCGAAGAGCTGGAGGGGGTTTCCTGA
- a CDS encoding FadR/GntR family transcriptional regulator, which yields MTGAPEPRQASEALLRPVRLGNAFEDTVGRLLETIKLGVLTPGESLPPERELAVRLGVSRDTVREAIKSLAEAGYLVSRRGRYGGTFLAESLPAPTEGVVRFSRADIDDALRLREILEVGAARLAATRTLTATEREGLWSRLTDVRCSCAEDYRRLDSRLHLAIAEAAGSPSLVPLVAENRMRLNALLDQIPLLRRNIVHSDEQHEAIVIAILAGDPDAAGTAMQAHVAGSAALLHGFLD from the coding sequence GTGACTGGAGCTCCGGAACCGCGGCAGGCCTCGGAGGCTCTGCTGCGTCCGGTGCGCCTGGGCAACGCGTTCGAGGACACCGTTGGCAGGCTGCTGGAGACGATCAAGCTCGGTGTGCTGACACCGGGTGAATCGCTGCCGCCCGAACGCGAACTCGCGGTCCGGCTCGGGGTCAGCCGCGACACGGTGCGGGAAGCGATCAAGTCGCTGGCAGAGGCCGGCTACCTGGTGTCTCGGCGTGGCCGCTACGGCGGCACCTTCCTGGCTGAGTCGCTGCCTGCCCCGACCGAAGGCGTGGTGCGGTTCAGCCGAGCCGATATCGACGACGCGCTGCGGCTGCGGGAGATCCTCGAAGTCGGTGCGGCCAGGCTGGCCGCCACCCGCACGCTGACTGCCACCGAGCGCGAAGGGCTGTGGTCGCGGCTGACCGACGTGCGGTGCTCGTGCGCGGAGGACTATCGGCGGCTGGACTCCAGGCTGCACCTGGCGATCGCCGAGGCGGCCGGATCGCCCTCGCTGGTGCCACTGGTGGCCGAAAACCGGATGCGGTTGAACGCTCTGCTGGACCAGATTCCGTTGCTGCGGCGCAACATTGTGCATTCCGACGAACAGCACGAGGCGATCGTCATCGCCATCCTGGCCGGCGACCCCGATGCCGCGGGCACCGCGATGCAGGCACACGTTGCCGGTTCAGCCGCCCTATTGCACGGCTTCTTGGACTGA
- a CDS encoding glutamine synthetase family protein yields MVAAGEIDTVIVAFADMQGRLTGKRVAARLFVEEVAAHGAECCNYLLAVDVDMNTVDGYAMSSWESGYGDMVMTPDFTTLRALPWLPGTALVMADLSFVGGGPVLPAPRSILRAQLDRLAQRGLEAFIGTELEFMVFDDTFRDAWAAGYRGLSPATDYNVDYAIHASTRMEPLLRDIRLGMDGAGMYCEGVKGECNLGQQEIAFRYDTALVTCDNHTIYKNGAKEIADQHGKSLTFMAKYDEREGNSCHIHISLRGEDGSAVFADPDEPLGMSPMFRSFIAGQLATMRELTLFYAPNINSYKRFVEGSFAPTAIAWGLDNRTCALRVVGHGHSMRMECRAPGGDVNQYLAVAALIAGGLHGIDNGLELPEACAGNAYTSGAERLPTTLAEAAALFEGSAIAREVFGDEVVEHYLNNARVELAAFNSAVTDWERVRGFERL; encoded by the coding sequence ATGGTGGCCGCGGGGGAGATCGACACGGTGATCGTGGCCTTCGCCGACATGCAGGGCCGGTTGACCGGCAAGCGGGTCGCGGCCCGGCTGTTCGTCGAGGAGGTCGCCGCGCACGGTGCGGAGTGCTGCAACTACCTGCTGGCCGTCGACGTCGATATGAACACCGTTGACGGGTACGCGATGTCGAGCTGGGAGTCCGGTTACGGCGACATGGTGATGACGCCCGACTTCACGACTCTGCGTGCGTTGCCGTGGCTGCCCGGTACCGCGCTGGTGATGGCCGATCTGTCCTTTGTCGGGGGTGGTCCGGTGCTGCCGGCGCCGCGCAGCATCCTGCGGGCACAGCTGGACCGGCTGGCCCAGCGGGGGCTGGAGGCCTTCATCGGCACCGAGCTGGAATTCATGGTGTTCGACGACACCTTCCGCGACGCCTGGGCGGCCGGTTACCGGGGACTGTCCCCGGCCACCGACTACAACGTCGACTACGCCATCCACGCCTCCACCCGGATGGAGCCACTGCTGCGCGACATTCGCCTTGGCATGGACGGTGCCGGCATGTATTGCGAAGGAGTGAAGGGGGAGTGCAACCTCGGCCAGCAGGAGATCGCGTTCCGTTACGACACCGCGCTGGTCACCTGCGATAACCACACCATCTACAAGAACGGTGCCAAGGAGATCGCCGACCAGCACGGCAAGAGTCTGACGTTCATGGCGAAATACGATGAGCGCGAAGGCAACAGCTGTCATATCCACATTTCGCTGCGCGGGGAGGACGGCTCGGCGGTGTTCGCCGATCCCGACGAGCCGCTGGGTATGTCACCGATGTTCCGGAGTTTCATCGCGGGCCAATTGGCCACGATGCGTGAGCTGACGCTGTTTTATGCTCCGAACATCAACTCCTACAAGCGATTTGTCGAGGGTAGCTTCGCGCCGACCGCGATCGCGTGGGGGCTGGACAACCGGACCTGCGCGCTGCGGGTGGTGGGCCACGGGCATTCCATGCGGATGGAGTGCCGCGCCCCCGGCGGAGACGTCAACCAGTACCTGGCGGTGGCTGCGCTGATCGCCGGTGGGCTGCACGGGATCGACAACGGTCTGGAACTACCCGAGGCCTGTGCGGGCAACGCCTACACCAGCGGCGCGGAGCGGCTACCGACCACGCTCGCCGAGGCCGCCGCACTGTTCGAGGGGTCGGCGATCGCCCGCGAGGTGTTCGGCGATGAGGTCGTGGAGCACTACCTCAACAACGCCCGGGTCGAGCTGGCTGCGTTCAATTCGGCGGTCACCGACTGGGAGCGGGTGCGTGGCTTTGAACGTCTCTAG
- a CDS encoding aldehyde dehydrogenase family protein — protein sequence MTTTELVNPATEQALRTVELTDVDGVDDAVARAKVAQKAWAAAAPAERAAALRAFAAAVDAHVGELAALEVANSGHPIGAAEWEAGHVRDVLQFYSATPERLSGKQIPVSGGLNVTFNEPMGVIGVITPWNFPMPIAVWGFAPALAAGNAVVLKPAEWTPLTSIRLGELALEAGLPEGLFQVLPGRGSVVGERFISHPDVRKIVFTGSTEVGTRVMAGAADQVKRVTLELGGKSANIVFADCDLERAAATAPYGVFDNAGQDCCARSRILVQRSVFDKFMELLEPAVKGLVVGDPAARETEMGPLVSRKHFDSVAAYVPDDAPVAFRGSAPSGPGFWFPPTVLTPQRTDRTVTEEIFGPVVTVLPFEDEADAIALANDTEYGLSGSIWTDNLSRAVRVSRAVEAGNLSVNSHSSVRYNTPFGGFKQSGLGRELGPDAPLSFTETKNVFFAVEES from the coding sequence GTGACGACGACCGAATTGGTCAATCCGGCCACCGAGCAGGCATTGCGCACGGTCGAACTGACCGATGTCGACGGGGTCGACGACGCCGTCGCGCGGGCCAAAGTGGCACAAAAGGCGTGGGCCGCTGCGGCTCCCGCGGAACGTGCTGCGGCATTGCGGGCGTTCGCCGCCGCGGTCGACGCTCACGTCGGCGAGCTGGCCGCCCTGGAGGTGGCCAACTCCGGACATCCGATCGGCGCCGCCGAGTGGGAAGCCGGCCACGTGCGCGACGTGCTGCAGTTCTATTCGGCGACCCCGGAACGGTTGTCGGGCAAGCAGATTCCGGTGTCCGGTGGCTTGAATGTCACGTTCAACGAGCCGATGGGCGTGATCGGGGTGATCACGCCGTGGAACTTCCCGATGCCGATCGCGGTGTGGGGTTTCGCGCCCGCGCTGGCCGCGGGTAACGCGGTGGTGCTCAAGCCGGCCGAATGGACCCCGCTGACGTCCATCCGGCTCGGCGAGCTCGCGCTGGAGGCCGGCCTGCCCGAGGGTCTGTTCCAGGTGCTGCCCGGCCGTGGTTCGGTGGTCGGCGAGCGTTTCATCAGCCACCCCGATGTACGCAAGATCGTCTTCACCGGCTCGACCGAGGTCGGAACCAGGGTGATGGCCGGCGCTGCCGACCAGGTGAAGCGGGTGACGCTGGAACTCGGTGGTAAGAGCGCCAATATCGTGTTCGCCGACTGTGACCTCGAACGCGCCGCTGCCACCGCGCCTTACGGGGTATTCGACAACGCCGGGCAGGACTGCTGCGCGCGCAGCCGGATCCTGGTGCAGCGCAGCGTGTTCGACAAGTTCATGGAGCTACTCGAGCCGGCTGTCAAGGGACTCGTCGTCGGGGACCCCGCTGCTCGGGAGACCGAGATGGGTCCGCTGGTCTCGCGCAAGCACTTCGATTCGGTGGCGGCCTATGTGCCTGACGACGCGCCCGTCGCGTTCCGCGGCTCGGCGCCCAGCGGGCCGGGATTCTGGTTCCCGCCCACGGTGCTCACCCCGCAACGCACCGACCGGACCGTCACCGAGGAGATCTTCGGTCCGGTCGTCACCGTGCTGCCGTTCGAGGACGAGGCAGACGCCATCGCGCTGGCCAACGACACCGAATACGGTCTGTCCGGCTCGATCTGGACCGACAACCTATCGCGGGCAGTGCGGGTGTCGCGTGCAGTCGAGGCCGGCAACCTGAGCGTGAACTCGCACTCGTCGGTGCGATACAACACCCCGTTCGGCGGATTCAAACAGTCCGGGCTGGGCCGCGAACTCGGACCAGATGCCCCGTTGTCGTTCACCGAGACCAAGAACGTCTTTTTCGCAGTAGAGGAGAGCTAG
- the zwf gene encoding glucose-6-phosphate dehydrogenase, translating into MPGVATDKLQTIAYPAAGARPHRRDAESLEPHVIVLFGATGDLAKRKLLPGLAYLEESALAPDIRLVATSLENYTGEQFLAIAREAVDGFGSRKLSDEQWAHFAERVTYVPQGAGPQALADAVIAAERLLGDDVRRLHYLSVPPKAAQSVITMLKDANLVDRSRVVMEKPFGTDLASAIELNDFVHDTFSEEQIFRIDHFLGKEAAQNILAFRFANGLFEPIWNRNFIDHIQIDIPEKLGLDARANFYESTGAYKDMVVTHLFQVMAFVVMEPPTALEPRAISEEKNKVFRSMLPVDTADVVRGQYTGYREEDGVARDSDTETFIALKVGIDNWRWAGVPIYLRTGKKMAEGQRIISIAFKEAPRTMFPPGSGVGSEGPDHLTFDLADESKVSLSFYGKRPGPGMKLDKLSMQFSTQETDSVGDVLEAYERLILDAMRGDHTLFTTAEGIESLWERSAQLLEDPPPVKSYPVGTWGPNAIHQLIAPNAWRLPFERAWREKKSAT; encoded by the coding sequence ATGCCCGGTGTGGCCACCGACAAGTTGCAGACCATCGCCTACCCGGCAGCAGGCGCCCGTCCGCACCGGCGTGACGCCGAGAGCCTCGAGCCCCACGTCATCGTGCTCTTCGGGGCGACCGGCGACCTTGCCAAGCGCAAGCTGCTACCGGGGCTGGCGTATCTGGAAGAGTCGGCTCTGGCCCCCGACATCCGGTTGGTCGCGACGTCGCTGGAGAACTACACCGGCGAGCAGTTCCTGGCCATCGCCAGGGAGGCTGTCGACGGGTTCGGCAGCCGCAAACTCTCCGACGAACAGTGGGCGCATTTCGCCGAACGCGTCACCTACGTCCCCCAGGGCGCCGGACCGCAGGCGTTGGCCGACGCGGTGATCGCAGCTGAGCGCCTACTGGGCGATGACGTCCGGCGGCTGCACTACCTGTCGGTACCGCCCAAGGCGGCGCAGTCCGTTATCACCATGCTCAAGGACGCGAACCTGGTGGATCGGTCCCGGGTGGTGATGGAGAAGCCGTTCGGCACCGATCTGGCCAGTGCCATCGAACTCAACGATTTCGTCCACGACACGTTCAGCGAAGAGCAGATCTTCCGTATCGATCACTTCCTCGGCAAAGAGGCCGCCCAGAACATCCTGGCATTCCGATTCGCAAACGGGCTGTTCGAGCCCATTTGGAATCGCAACTTCATCGATCACATCCAGATCGACATCCCCGAGAAGCTCGGCCTGGACGCCCGGGCGAACTTCTACGAGAGCACCGGCGCGTACAAGGACATGGTGGTCACCCACCTCTTCCAGGTGATGGCCTTCGTGGTGATGGAGCCGCCGACCGCGCTTGAGCCCCGCGCGATCAGCGAGGAGAAGAACAAGGTCTTTCGTTCGATGCTGCCGGTCGACACTGCCGACGTGGTCCGCGGTCAATACACCGGTTATCGCGAAGAGGATGGTGTGGCAAGGGATTCCGACACCGAGACGTTCATCGCGCTCAAGGTCGGGATCGATAACTGGCGCTGGGCCGGGGTCCCGATCTACCTGCGGACCGGCAAGAAGATGGCCGAGGGGCAGCGGATCATCTCGATCGCGTTCAAGGAAGCGCCGCGCACGATGTTCCCGCCCGGCTCGGGGGTGGGTTCCGAAGGTCCGGATCATCTCACCTTCGATCTGGCCGACGAGTCCAAAGTGTCGCTGTCGTTCTACGGCAAGCGGCCTGGGCCGGGCATGAAGCTCGACAAGCTGTCCATGCAGTTCTCCACTCAGGAGACCGATTCGGTCGGTGATGTGCTGGAGGCCTACGAGCGGCTCATCCTGGACGCGATGCGGGGCGACCACACCCTGTTCACCACCGCGGAAGGCATCGAGTCACTCTGGGAACGCTCGGCGCAACTCCTGGAGGACCCGCCGCCGGTCAAGAGCTACCCGGTCGGCACGTGGGGTCCCAATGCGATCCATCAACTCATCGCCCCGAATGCCTGGCGGCTTCCGTTCGAACGGGCCTGGCGGGAGAAGAAGTCCGCGACTTAG
- a CDS encoding N-acetylglutaminylglutamine amidotransferase, whose amino-acid sequence MCGATGEVRLDSQAPDVAAVAAMADAMAPRGPDAAGVWSQGRVALGHRRLKIIDLSEAGAQPMVDADLGLTICWNGCIYNYEALRDELAGHGYRFFSHSDTEVLLKAYHHWGEKFVERLHGMFAFAIAERDSGRVLLGRDRLGIKPLYISEDSHRIRFASSLPALLAGGGIDTRIDPVALHHYLTFHSVVPAPHTILRGVRKLSPGTLLAIEPDGTRREITYWEPDFSRRDEHADWSARDWEDAVLDALRTAVKRRLVADVPVGCLLSGGVDSSLIVGLLAEAGQTGLSTFSIGFESVGGVKGDEFVYSDIVANRFDTDHHQIRIDTARMLPALEGAIGAMSEPMVSHDCVAFYLLSQEVAKHVKVVQSGQGADEVFAGYHWYPPMGEPDAASVPGSVARYRGAFFDRDHDGVADLLAADWVSGVEDPSLAFVAEHFARPGAQTGVDRALRLDTTVMLVDDPVKRVDNMTMAWGLEGRVPFLDHELVELAATCPPELKTAQGGKGVLKEAARQVIPAEVIDRPKGYFPVPALTHLEGPYLEMVRDALYAPQAKERGLFRPDAVERLLADPNGRLTPLRGNELWQIGLLELWLQQHGITGPAA is encoded by the coding sequence ATGTGTGGAGCGACGGGCGAAGTCCGCCTCGACAGTCAGGCCCCCGATGTGGCCGCGGTGGCCGCCATGGCCGACGCCATGGCCCCACGCGGGCCCGATGCGGCCGGCGTGTGGTCACAGGGGCGGGTAGCGCTCGGCCACCGCCGGCTGAAGATCATCGACCTGTCCGAAGCCGGTGCCCAACCGATGGTGGACGCCGACCTCGGGTTGACGATCTGCTGGAACGGCTGCATCTACAACTATGAAGCCCTGCGCGACGAGCTCGCCGGGCACGGCTACCGGTTCTTCTCGCACAGCGACACCGAAGTGCTGCTGAAGGCCTACCACCACTGGGGCGAGAAGTTCGTTGAGCGGTTGCACGGGATGTTCGCCTTCGCGATCGCCGAGCGCGACAGCGGCCGGGTGCTGCTCGGCCGTGATCGCCTCGGCATCAAACCGCTTTATATCAGCGAGGATTCGCACCGCATCCGGTTCGCATCGTCACTGCCGGCGCTGTTGGCCGGCGGCGGCATCGACACCCGCATCGACCCGGTCGCGCTGCACCACTACCTCACCTTCCATTCCGTGGTGCCCGCCCCCCACACGATCCTGCGCGGCGTGCGCAAACTCTCCCCCGGCACGCTGTTGGCGATCGAACCCGATGGCACACGTCGCGAGATCACCTACTGGGAACCCGATTTCAGCCGCCGCGACGAGCACGCAGACTGGAGCGCCCGCGACTGGGAAGACGCGGTTCTCGATGCCTTGCGCACCGCGGTCAAACGTCGCCTGGTCGCCGACGTGCCCGTCGGCTGCCTGCTCTCCGGTGGAGTGGACTCCAGCTTGATCGTCGGTCTACTCGCCGAAGCCGGCCAGACCGGGCTCTCGACCTTCTCCATCGGCTTCGAATCCGTCGGCGGCGTCAAGGGCGATGAGTTCGTCTACTCCGACATCGTGGCCAACCGGTTCGACACCGATCATCACCAGATCCGCATCGACACCGCCCGGATGCTGCCCGCCCTGGAAGGCGCGATCGGAGCGATGAGCGAGCCGATGGTGTCCCACGACTGCGTGGCGTTCTATCTGCTCAGCCAGGAAGTCGCCAAGCACGTCAAGGTCGTTCAGTCCGGTCAGGGCGCCGACGAGGTGTTCGCCGGATACCACTGGTATCCCCCGATGGGCGAACCGGACGCGGCCAGTGTGCCCGGTTCGGTCGCCCGCTACCGAGGCGCGTTCTTCGACCGTGACCACGATGGTGTCGCCGACCTGCTGGCTGCCGACTGGGTCAGCGGCGTCGAGGATCCCAGCCTGGCGTTCGTCGCCGAGCATTTCGCCCGGCCGGGCGCGCAGACCGGCGTGGACCGCGCGCTGCGACTGGATACCACGGTGATGCTGGTCGATGATCCGGTCAAACGCGTCGACAACATGACGATGGCGTGGGGGCTGGAAGGCCGGGTGCCGTTCCTCGACCACGAACTGGTCGAATTGGCGGCGACCTGTCCGCCGGAACTCAAGACCGCGCAAGGTGGCAAGGGTGTTCTGAAAGAGGCTGCCAGGCAAGTGATTCCGGCTGAGGTGATCGACCGGCCGAAGGGCTATTTCCCGGTGCCCGCGCTCACCCACCTGGAGGGGCCGTACCTGGAGATGGTCCGCGACGCACTGTACGCACCACAGGCCAAGGAACGCGGCCTGTTCCGGCCCGATGCCGTCGAGCGGTTGTTGGCCGACCCCAATGGGCGGCTGACCCCGCTGCGCGGTAATGAGTTGTGGCAGATCGGCCTTCTCGAGCTGTGGCTACAGCAGCACGGAATCACCGGGCCGGCGGCATGA
- the sigC gene encoding RNA polymerase sigma factor SigC has product MSERNDDQVTVLALAAGRGDSAALEAFIKATQRDVWRTVAFLGDPGHADDLTQETFLRALGALPRFSGRSSARTWLMSIARRVVVDQIRRNQARPRTASAIDLDQVLDSRPSAARFEDIIEIRMLLDGLDTDRRHALMLTQVLGLSYAEAAEVCGCPVGTIRSRVARAREDLISAAHREDEVG; this is encoded by the coding sequence GTGAGTGAACGCAACGACGACCAGGTGACCGTGCTGGCCCTGGCCGCAGGGCGGGGCGATTCGGCCGCGCTGGAAGCGTTCATCAAGGCCACTCAGCGGGATGTCTGGCGCACCGTCGCGTTCCTGGGTGATCCCGGTCACGCCGACGACCTCACGCAGGAGACCTTTCTACGCGCCCTTGGCGCACTGCCCCGGTTCTCCGGCCGTTCGTCGGCGCGCACCTGGCTGATGTCGATTGCCCGCCGGGTCGTCGTCGACCAGATCCGCCGCAACCAGGCCCGCCCCCGTACCGCCTCGGCGATCGATCTGGATCAGGTGCTCGACAGCCGCCCCAGCGCCGCCCGGTTCGAGGACATCATCGAGATCAGGATGCTGCTCGACGGCCTGGACACCGACCGTCGTCACGCCCTGATGCTGACCCAGGTGCTCGGGCTGTCCTACGCCGAGGCCGCCGAAGTGTGCGGGTGCCCGGTCGGCACCATCCGCTCCCGCGTGGCGCGAGCCCGCGAGGATCTGATCAGCGCTGCGCACCGCGAGGACGAAGTGGGCTGA
- a CDS encoding 3-oxoacyl-ACP reductase — protein sequence MDLSQRLKDKVAVVTGGASGIGLAAVKRMRAEGAIVVIGDVDPVTGKSVADDLNVTFVQVDVSDQVAVDRLFDTAFEVHGGVDIAFNNAGISPPDDDLIENTGIDAWDRVQDVNLKSVFFCCKAALRHMVPAQKGSIINTASFVAVMGSATSQISYTASKGGVLAMSRELGVQYARQGIRVNALCPGPVNTPLLQELFAKDPERAARRLVHVPMGRFAEPEELAAAVAFLASDDSSFITGSTFLVDGGISGHYVTPL from the coding sequence ATGGATCTGTCCCAACGACTCAAGGACAAGGTCGCGGTTGTCACCGGCGGCGCGAGCGGCATCGGACTGGCTGCCGTCAAGCGGATGCGGGCCGAAGGCGCGATCGTCGTCATCGGGGACGTCGACCCGGTGACCGGCAAGTCCGTTGCCGACGACCTGAACGTGACGTTCGTTCAGGTGGACGTCTCGGATCAGGTCGCCGTGGATCGCTTGTTCGACACCGCTTTCGAGGTGCACGGTGGGGTTGACATCGCATTCAACAACGCGGGTATCAGCCCGCCCGACGACGACCTGATCGAGAACACCGGCATCGACGCCTGGGACCGGGTGCAGGACGTCAACCTCAAGTCGGTCTTCTTCTGCTGCAAGGCGGCGCTGCGGCATATGGTGCCCGCGCAGAAGGGTTCGATCATCAACACCGCCTCGTTCGTCGCGGTGATGGGTTCGGCGACCAGCCAGATCTCCTACACCGCGTCCAAGGGTGGCGTGCTGGCCATGTCGCGCGAGCTCGGAGTTCAATACGCACGCCAGGGAATTCGGGTCAACGCGCTGTGCCCCGGACCGGTGAACACCCCGCTGCTGCAGGAACTGTTCGCCAAGGATCCCGAGCGGGCCGCGCGTCGGCTGGTGCACGTGCCGATGGGCCGGTTCGCCGAACCGGAGGAACTGGCCGCCGCGGTGGCATTCCTGGCCAGTGATGACTCGTCGTTCATCACCGGGTCGACCTTCCTGGTCGACGGCGGGATCAGCGGCCATTACGTGACGCCGCTGTAA
- a CDS encoding gamma-glutamyl-gamma-aminobutyrate hydrolase family protein has product MALNVSRLDGPARPVIGLTTYLQQAKSGIWDTHASFLPGVYLDGVTLAGGIATLLPPQPVDADIASQVLDGIDGLVITGGRDVDPSSYGHDPHPTSDEPDRARDVWEFALIAAAVRRHLPVLGICRGAQMLNVALGGTLHQHLPDIVGHTRHQQGNAVFTTSSIRTVAGSRLAGLVGENTNAQCYHHQAIDRLGDGLMISALDDDGVIEGVEIPGDDFVLAVQWHPEETLDDLRLFAGLVEAARTYTTERGRTRA; this is encoded by the coding sequence GTGGCTTTGAACGTCTCTAGGCTGGACGGTCCGGCTCGCCCTGTTATCGGGCTGACCACCTATCTCCAGCAGGCCAAGTCCGGCATCTGGGACACGCATGCCAGCTTCCTGCCGGGGGTCTACCTCGACGGCGTAACACTGGCCGGTGGCATCGCCACGCTGCTGCCGCCTCAGCCGGTGGATGCCGATATCGCAAGCCAGGTCCTCGATGGGATCGACGGCCTGGTCATCACCGGCGGCAGGGACGTCGACCCGTCGTCCTATGGGCACGACCCGCATCCCACCAGCGACGAGCCGGACCGCGCTCGCGATGTCTGGGAGTTCGCATTGATAGCGGCTGCCGTGCGGCGCCATCTGCCGGTGCTCGGCATCTGCCGTGGAGCGCAGATGCTCAATGTCGCGCTGGGTGGCACGCTGCACCAGCATCTGCCCGACATCGTCGGGCATACCCGTCATCAGCAGGGCAACGCGGTGTTCACCACCTCCTCGATCCGCACCGTGGCCGGGAGCAGGCTGGCCGGATTGGTCGGAGAGAACACGAACGCGCAGTGCTACCACCACCAGGCGATCGACCGGCTCGGTGATGGTTTGATGATCAGCGCACTGGACGACGACGGCGTGATCGAGGGCGTCGAAATCCCAGGTGACGACTTCGTTCTGGCCGTGCAATGGCATCCCGAGGAGACGCTGGACGATCTTCGGCTGTTCGCCGGCCTGGTGGAGGCGGCACGGACCTATACGACAGAACGAGGGAGGACCCGAGCGTGA